From Acidobacteriota bacterium, the proteins below share one genomic window:
- the lnt gene encoding apolipoprotein N-acyltransferase — MKLALPWILAVLSGLSLALAMPGPGLGLLALLFPAMLLEAIERSPGKWRPFLLGWLAGTVFWVISTNWVVPVMHYYGGLPRVVAVGCLVGMGAYLGLLWALAGWVTSLVRTRWRVWLFPAAWISFSILQRYPPYGFTWTGPASAFVDCPWLMNCLPVWGATGLAWWAVATSSAVWGIFQFDTRRSAALALAFSVVVLVVATTAAPPAEPAGAPLRVAALQPGTSLEEKWDPSQAGEIADRVWAMTAEAAVRGAELVLWPESAVPYRLDNDPAYREMVEQMAGKMEVEIVLNSIAGLEGGDYANSAYLVTRNGVSPMRYDKVHLVPFGEFVPGWARVAFTESLVREVGAFTPGEEPVVMPARVPLGIAICFEVVFPDLPAREVRRGAQLLVTLTNDGWYGFSWAPHQHFAQVRLRAAETRRWFARAALTGISGFVDPSGRVVSQLAVGETGTLYESVQPMKGLTPRVRLGDWWAMLCAVATILLPLSPQLAGRKRVKKRSNV, encoded by the coding sequence ATGAAGCTGGCACTTCCCTGGATTCTCGCCGTGCTCTCAGGGCTGTCTCTCGCCCTCGCCATGCCGGGACCGGGGCTCGGACTGTTGGCCCTTCTTTTTCCGGCGATGCTTCTCGAGGCGATCGAGCGGTCGCCGGGGAAGTGGCGGCCGTTTCTCCTCGGATGGCTCGCCGGGACGGTCTTCTGGGTGATTTCCACCAACTGGGTGGTTCCCGTGATGCATTACTACGGTGGACTTCCCCGGGTGGTGGCCGTTGGATGTCTGGTCGGGATGGGGGCTTACCTGGGCCTCCTGTGGGCTCTCGCCGGGTGGGTCACGTCGCTGGTCAGGACCCGGTGGCGGGTCTGGCTCTTCCCGGCAGCGTGGATCTCGTTCTCGATCCTCCAGCGATACCCGCCGTACGGTTTCACCTGGACGGGGCCCGCCTCCGCGTTCGTCGACTGCCCTTGGTTGATGAACTGCCTTCCGGTGTGGGGCGCGACCGGGCTTGCGTGGTGGGCAGTTGCGACGAGCTCCGCAGTGTGGGGAATCTTCCAGTTCGACACCCGAAGGAGCGCGGCGCTGGCCCTCGCCTTTTCGGTGGTGGTGCTCGTGGTTGCCACGACAGCCGCTCCGCCTGCCGAGCCGGCCGGCGCGCCCCTGCGGGTAGCGGCCCTGCAACCCGGGACCTCGCTCGAGGAGAAGTGGGACCCTTCCCAGGCGGGCGAAATTGCCGATCGGGTGTGGGCGATGACAGCGGAAGCCGCTGTGCGCGGCGCCGAGCTCGTGCTCTGGCCGGAGAGCGCGGTTCCGTACAGGCTCGATAATGATCCGGCGTATCGAGAGATGGTCGAGCAGATGGCCGGGAAGATGGAGGTCGAGATCGTCCTCAACTCGATAGCCGGGCTCGAAGGTGGCGATTACGCAAACTCGGCGTACCTGGTGACCAGGAATGGCGTTTCGCCGATGCGCTACGACAAGGTCCACCTCGTGCCCTTTGGCGAGTTCGTGCCAGGATGGGCTCGTGTCGCCTTCACCGAGTCCCTGGTGCGGGAGGTCGGGGCCTTCACCCCTGGCGAAGAGCCGGTGGTGATGCCGGCCCGCGTGCCGCTCGGCATCGCCATTTGCTTCGAGGTCGTCTTTCCAGACCTCCCGGCTCGAGAGGTACGCCGCGGTGCTCAGCTCCTCGTGACCCTCACCAACGATGGCTGGTACGGCTTCTCCTGGGCGCCGCACCAGCACTTCGCCCAGGTTCGCCTGCGCGCGGCCGAGACCCGGCGGTGGTTCGCCCGCGCAGCCCTGACCGGCATCTCAGGTTTCGTCGATCCGTCGGGGAGGGTCGTCTCGCAGCTGGCAGTCGGAGAGACCGGCACATTGTACGAATCGGTCCAGCCGATGAAGGGACTTACCCCGAGAGTGCGGCTCGGCGACTGGTGGGCGATGCTCTGCGCGGTGGCGACGATTCTCCTGCCCCTTTCACCTCAACTCGCAGGAAGAAAACGAGTCAAAAAACGTTCTAACGTTTGA
- the prfB gene encoding peptide chain release factor 2 (programmed frameshift) has product MLEELMQTGEAEMERIQRLRGYFDEDSLREQLAEVDTEAQDPDIWSDQERARQVMSRRSKLQEQVSTAEGLIEAHEELEVLMEMAREGEDGADTELGQALKRISPLLDRVELTAKMTGEHDASNAFIEIHPGAGGTESQDWAQMLERLYLRWAERRGFDVEVIDEQPGEEAGIKGATLLVKGPYAYGTLRSENGVHRLVRISPFDSQSRRHTSFASAHVYPEVDDEVDLDIPEKDIRVDRYCSSGPGGQGVNTTYSAVRVVHEPSGIIVTCQNERSQIKNLASAMKVLKARLFELEMEKREEEMEKLKGPKKDISWGNQIRSYVLQPYRMVKDLRTEHEVGNADRVLDGDIDDFIEAFLHWNAQQDGPAHSPDTGS; this is encoded by the exons ATGCTGGAAGAACTGATGCAAACCGGTGAAGCCGAAATGGAGCGCATCCAGCGCCTGCGGGGGTAC TTTGACGAAGATTCCCTGAGGGAACAGCTGGCCGAGGTCGATACCGAGGCCCAGGACCCGGACATCTGGTCGGATCAGGAGCGGGCTCGACAGGTCATGAGCCGCCGCTCGAAGCTCCAGGAGCAGGTATCGACCGCCGAGGGGCTGATCGAGGCGCACGAAGAGCTCGAGGTGCTGATGGAGATGGCTCGCGAGGGCGAGGACGGGGCCGACACGGAGCTCGGACAAGCGCTCAAACGCATCTCGCCGTTGCTCGATCGCGTCGAGCTGACCGCCAAGATGACCGGCGAGCACGATGCCTCCAACGCCTTCATCGAGATTCACCCCGGTGCCGGCGGAACCGAGAGCCAGGACTGGGCGCAGATGCTCGAACGGCTCTACCTCCGCTGGGCCGAGCGGCGTGGCTTCGATGTCGAGGTGATCGACGAGCAGCCGGGCGAGGAGGCGGGCATCAAGGGCGCGACGCTGTTGGTCAAGGGACCCTATGCCTACGGTACCCTGCGCTCTGAAAACGGTGTCCACCGCCTGGTGCGCATCTCGCCCTTCGACTCGCAGTCGCGCCGCCACACGTCGTTCGCCTCGGCGCACGTCTATCCCGAGGTCGATGACGAGGTCGATCTCGACATTCCCGAGAAGGACATTCGGGTCGATCGGTACTGCTCGTCAGGGCCGGGAGGGCAGGGCGTGAACACGACCTACTCGGCGGTGCGCGTCGTGCACGAGCCGTCCGGGATCATCGTCACCTGCCAGAACGAGCGTTCGCAGATCAAAAACCTGGCGAGCGCCATGAAGGTCCTCAAGGCGCGCCTCTTCGAGCTCGAGATGGAGAAGCGCGAAGAGGAGATGGAGAAGCTCAAGGGCCCCAAGAAGGACATTTCATGGGGCAACCAGATTCGCTCGTACGTCCTCCAGCCCTACCGCATGGTCAAGGATCTGCGCACCGAGCACGAGGTGGGCAACGCCGACCGGGTGCTCGACGGCGACATCGACGACTTCATCGAGGCTTTCCTACACTGGAACGCGCAGCAGGACGGGCCCGCCCACTCACCGGATACTGGATCCTAG
- the rocD gene encoding ornithine--oxo-acid transaminase, whose protein sequence is MKQTAELTGSARFIELEERHGAHNYHPLDVVIAKAEGAWVWDVEGKRYLDFLAAYSAVNQGHCHPRLVKVMREQVEKVTLTSRAFRNDQLGPFCEELTALSGYHRVLPMNTGAEAVETAIKAARKWGYTVKGIPADEAEILVFDGNFHGRTTTIVGFSSEDEYRFGFGPFTPGFRLLPYGDADAVSAAMHDKVAAVLVEPIQGEAGIVIPPDGFLRRLREITNQHNALLVVDEIQSGLGRTGKLFAYEHEGIRPDIVIIGKALSGGMYPVSAILADDEVMGVFRPGDHGSTYGGNPLGAAVAREALRVLVDEDMVRKSAANGAYFLDKLQTIDSKHVKEIRGRGLWIAIELNDQAGGARRFCEALQEDGLLCKETHATVIRVAPPLTIGREEIDWAVERISKALTTS, encoded by the coding sequence ATGAAGCAGACGGCTGAACTGACCGGATCGGCTCGGTTCATCGAGCTCGAGGAGCGCCACGGAGCGCACAACTATCACCCCCTCGACGTGGTGATCGCAAAGGCCGAAGGCGCCTGGGTGTGGGATGTCGAGGGCAAGAGATACCTCGATTTTCTCGCCGCGTATTCGGCGGTCAACCAGGGCCATTGCCACCCACGCCTGGTCAAGGTGATGCGAGAGCAGGTCGAGAAGGTCACCTTGACGTCGCGCGCCTTCCGCAACGATCAGCTGGGTCCCTTCTGTGAAGAGCTGACCGCTCTTTCCGGATATCACCGCGTTCTGCCGATGAACACCGGCGCCGAGGCGGTCGAGACAGCGATCAAGGCGGCCCGAAAATGGGGCTACACGGTCAAGGGGATTCCGGCCGACGAGGCTGAGATTCTGGTCTTCGATGGCAATTTCCACGGTCGCACGACGACCATTGTGGGCTTTTCATCGGAGGACGAATACCGCTTCGGTTTCGGGCCGTTCACTCCTGGCTTCCGACTCCTGCCGTACGGCGATGCCGACGCCGTATCCGCCGCCATGCATGACAAGGTGGCCGCGGTGTTGGTCGAACCGATTCAGGGCGAGGCCGGTATTGTCATCCCGCCGGACGGATTCCTGAGGCGCCTGCGCGAGATCACGAACCAACACAACGCACTGCTGGTTGTGGACGAGATCCAGTCGGGTCTCGGTCGCACGGGCAAGCTCTTCGCGTACGAGCACGAGGGCATCCGGCCTGATATCGTCATCATCGGCAAGGCCTTATCGGGCGGCATGTACCCGGTGTCGGCGATTCTCGCCGACGACGAGGTGATGGGTGTCTTCCGTCCGGGGGACCACGGCTCCACCTACGGCGGCAACCCGCTCGGCGCAGCGGTCGCGCGCGAGGCGCTCAGGGTGCTGGTGGACGAAGACATGGTGCGGAAATCCGCCGCCAACGGCGCCTATTTCCTCGATAAGCTGCAAACGATCGACTCGAAACACGTGAAGGAGATTCGCGGGCGCGGCCTGTGGATCGCCATCGAGCTCAACGACCAGGCCGGCGGCGCCCGGCGTTTCTGCGAGGCGCTCCAGGAGGATGGCCTGCTCTGCAAAGAGACCCACGCCACCGTCATTCGCGTGGCGCCACCGCTGACCATCGGGAGGGAGGAGATCGACTGGGCGGTGGAGAGGATCAGCAAGGCGCTGACTACGTCGTGA
- a CDS encoding HAMP domain-containing histidine kinase → MRRQGPITMRHVVVAVLVVVVINAQLTWWIVVILRLNRTILEFERERLLGAAQSQAVRVENDLRTARTALEAAVMMGDEPGRNQVPAPFVGWRAAFAVEQCPPTHMGPSGVVEISFQSGLRCVTAVIGGDWGQAVFDVGELLEVTTTGEEGPPGVALAEPFDGLTVRPRIEVWAAVLEDYQDRIVMVVLESLFFAVLMLVLIGLLWRSFRREVELERQHRNFLSAVTHELKSPLATMRLVLETVISGRADPETGAKFLGNALVDVERLENLVEKILEATRFGEGSTPIRRQEEDLSRLIEDSIEDFKRRALAEGAHLRTEISPGIHADLDAEAMTIVVSNLLENAVNYGGDPPTVEIDLSFDGSRAVLEVSDNGTGISKDDLPSVFRRFFRGGDEMTRTTKGTGLGLYLVQQIVAAHRGKVEVASTGPDGSNFRVTLPAHY, encoded by the coding sequence ATGCGCCGCCAAGGACCCATCACGATGCGCCACGTGGTTGTCGCGGTGCTCGTCGTGGTTGTCATCAATGCCCAGTTGACCTGGTGGATCGTGGTCATCCTACGGCTCAACAGGACGATTCTCGAGTTCGAGCGTGAGCGCCTGCTCGGTGCAGCCCAAAGCCAGGCGGTGCGCGTCGAGAACGATCTCCGAACCGCCCGCACCGCCCTCGAAGCCGCGGTCATGATGGGCGACGAGCCCGGTCGCAATCAGGTGCCGGCGCCCTTCGTGGGTTGGCGAGCGGCCTTTGCGGTCGAACAGTGCCCACCCACACACATGGGTCCGTCGGGAGTCGTCGAGATCAGTTTCCAGTCGGGGCTCCGATGTGTGACCGCGGTGATTGGTGGTGACTGGGGCCAGGCGGTTTTCGACGTCGGCGAGCTTCTCGAGGTGACGACCACCGGAGAAGAAGGGCCGCCAGGAGTGGCCCTGGCCGAGCCGTTCGACGGGCTGACGGTGAGACCTCGAATCGAGGTCTGGGCAGCGGTGCTCGAGGACTACCAGGACCGGATCGTGATGGTTGTGCTCGAGAGCCTCTTCTTCGCGGTTCTGATGCTTGTCCTGATCGGCCTCCTGTGGCGGTCCTTTCGGCGCGAGGTGGAGCTCGAGCGGCAGCACCGGAACTTCCTCTCGGCGGTCACGCACGAGCTCAAATCTCCCCTGGCAACGATGCGCCTGGTATTGGAAACGGTGATATCCGGTCGTGCGGATCCCGAGACCGGAGCAAAGTTCCTCGGCAACGCCCTGGTGGACGTCGAGCGGCTCGAGAACTTGGTCGAGAAGATATTGGAGGCGACCCGATTCGGAGAAGGATCGACCCCGATTCGTCGACAGGAGGAGGACCTCAGCCGGCTGATCGAGGACTCGATCGAAGATTTCAAGCGCCGTGCTCTCGCCGAAGGGGCGCATCTGAGAACGGAGATATCCCCCGGTATCCACGCCGATTTGGATGCCGAGGCGATGACGATCGTGGTCTCGAATCTGCTCGAGAACGCCGTCAATTACGGGGGCGACCCACCAACCGTTGAAATCGACCTGAGCTTCGACGGCTCCAGGGCGGTGCTCGAGGTCAGCGACAATGGCACCGGCATCTCGAAGGACGATTTGCCGTCGGTATTCAGGCGTTTTTTCCGGGGTGGTGATGAGATGACGCGGACCACGAAGGGCACCGGACTCGGGCTGTATCTGGTACAACAGATCGTGGCAGCGCACCGGGGCAAGGTCGAAGTTGCGTCGACCGGTCCTGATGGGTCGAATTTTCGGGTCACCTTGCCTGCGCACTATTGA
- a CDS encoding response regulator transcription factor, giving the protein MKKHILIVDDEEHLADALAHNLQFEGFSTTIAYDGEEGLRLARTIQFDLVILDIMMPELDGLEVCKRLRATGSRVPILFLTAKAADADRLLGLKVGADDYVAKPFLLEELILRIHGIFRRQEWYRSAPEEREAFRFGDNEVNFLTYEAKTGDRKVDLTEKECMLMKLLVERRNQVVSREEILERVWGYRFSTSSRTIDNFIVRLRRYFESDPKDPQFIHSVRGVGYRFSCPD; this is encoded by the coding sequence ATGAAGAAACACATTCTCATCGTCGATGACGAGGAGCATCTCGCCGATGCCCTTGCCCACAATCTGCAGTTCGAAGGGTTTTCAACCACCATTGCGTATGACGGCGAGGAGGGTCTGCGCCTGGCCCGGACCATTCAGTTCGATCTCGTCATCCTCGATATCATGATGCCGGAGCTCGACGGGCTCGAGGTCTGCAAGCGCCTCCGCGCCACCGGGAGCAGGGTACCGATTCTCTTCCTGACGGCCAAGGCGGCAGACGCTGATCGATTGCTCGGCCTCAAGGTCGGGGCCGACGATTACGTCGCCAAACCCTTCCTTCTCGAGGAGTTGATACTCCGGATTCACGGCATCTTTCGGCGGCAGGAATGGTACCGCTCGGCGCCGGAAGAACGGGAGGCCTTTCGATTCGGTGACAACGAGGTCAACTTCCTGACCTACGAGGCGAAGACGGGCGACCGCAAAGTGGACCTGACCGAGAAGGAGTGCATGTTGATGAAGTTGCTGGTCGAAAGGCGAAACCAGGTGGTTTCTCGAGAAGAAATCCTCGAGCGGGTCTGGGGCTACCGTTTCTCGACCTCGTCGCGCACGATTGATAACTTCATCGTCCGGCTTCGCCGGTACTTCGAATCCGATCCCAAGGACCCACAATTCATCCATTCGGTCAGGGGCGTGGGCTACCGTTTCAGCTGCCCGGACTGA
- a CDS encoding O-antigen ligase family protein, whose amino-acid sequence MLSTHRVLLAVLLVGNAVAFAGVDPVTRLITAVVVLVLFIDLRRIPRMPASVRAATVGFLILVVVQLVPLPEWIRHLVQPGYTEVMADGWAPLSLSPWSTVQVTASMVVLVGIAMTAGRMASTRSGLPTLLGTIAVTCGVIAVLGLVGESGAPEKVLLIRANTAGGGVYGPFVNPNHFAAAIELSLPAALVLLAAAVRSLSGSGSTRQRAAVVGLTSVVVVMVGIASVLRSSSRGGVLFLAAALVMTAPLWLRPSQARRWPWLVGWLTILVVAVILAWNRLPVLQDGFSELFMVEGVEGNTRWDFWRATVDSWARSPIVGSGLGSYRFVIGLDKPATGAAVLEQAHNDWLEWLSTAGVIGMAILVLVLVGLLRAFCPSRVRRLRYELRFPLAGAAVALSATALHEVVGFGLQTPINRYLLAAWLGLVWGVWIREKQRRPPTPDLLDEPDDRGLAPDALGVVGGGT is encoded by the coding sequence ATGCTTTCGACCCACCGGGTCCTGCTTGCCGTGCTCCTGGTGGGCAATGCCGTGGCATTTGCGGGCGTCGACCCGGTCACCCGGCTCATAACAGCCGTTGTGGTACTCGTTCTGTTCATCGATCTCCGACGGATTCCCCGGATGCCAGCGTCTGTCCGAGCGGCAACCGTCGGATTTCTGATTCTCGTCGTCGTCCAGCTCGTACCTTTGCCGGAGTGGATTCGGCACCTCGTTCAACCTGGCTACACAGAAGTGATGGCTGACGGGTGGGCACCGCTCTCGCTTTCTCCCTGGTCGACGGTGCAGGTTACGGCGTCGATGGTTGTGCTCGTCGGGATCGCAATGACTGCTGGCCGGATGGCCTCCACCCGGAGCGGGCTCCCGACGTTGCTCGGCACCATCGCGGTCACGTGTGGCGTGATCGCGGTGCTCGGTCTTGTCGGGGAGAGCGGTGCGCCAGAGAAGGTGCTGCTGATTCGCGCCAACACGGCTGGTGGCGGGGTCTACGGTCCGTTCGTCAACCCCAACCACTTTGCGGCCGCGATCGAGCTCAGCCTGCCTGCCGCGCTCGTGCTGTTGGCCGCCGCGGTGCGTTCGCTGTCCGGTTCTGGGAGCACGCGGCAACGTGCGGCGGTGGTGGGGCTGACCTCGGTGGTCGTGGTGATGGTGGGAATCGCGTCGGTCCTCAGGTCATCCTCACGCGGCGGCGTGCTTTTTCTCGCTGCGGCGTTGGTCATGACCGCTCCACTGTGGCTCCGCCCGTCGCAAGCTCGGAGGTGGCCATGGCTGGTCGGATGGTTGACGATACTGGTGGTGGCGGTGATTCTCGCCTGGAACCGACTGCCTGTTCTGCAGGATGGGTTTTCGGAGCTGTTCATGGTCGAAGGCGTGGAGGGCAACACGCGGTGGGATTTCTGGCGGGCGACCGTCGATTCATGGGCCCGCTCGCCGATAGTGGGTTCGGGTCTGGGGAGTTACCGTTTCGTGATCGGCCTCGACAAGCCCGCCACCGGCGCCGCAGTCCTCGAGCAGGCGCACAACGACTGGCTCGAGTGGCTTTCGACTGCTGGCGTCATCGGGATGGCAATCCTGGTCCTCGTCCTGGTTGGCCTGCTGCGGGCCTTCTGCCCGTCGAGGGTGCGGCGCCTTCGATACGAGCTTCGATTCCCACTGGCCGGCGCAGCCGTGGCCCTAAGCGCGACTGCCCTCCACGAGGTGGTGGGCTTCGGTTTACAGACACCGATCAACAGGTATTTACTGGCGGCGTGGCTGGGTTTGGTGTGGGGGGTGTGGATCCGAGAAAAGCAACGTCGTCCACCGACTCCCGACCTTCTGGACGAACCTGACGATCGCGGATTGGCACCGGATGCTCTCGGCGTGGTGGGAGGCGGAACGTGA
- a CDS encoding tetratricopeptide repeat protein: MKRWIWIGLATAVVVGLGITLVAVPRGPEWTTSSPEALAEFEAGMDAEMKLYKAEAEEHFRRAYELDPNFVVAGLFAMNSFYREDKEKAEALREEILSADISGLTGREQYFVERERAVSEKRREDVPEIVDRYFAKYPNDPHILNQKAIHHWSTGDFETAEPLYRRLAEIAPNWVIAYNQLGYINMSRGRFAEAEEYFKSYRFIAPDQANPHDSLGELFIALGRYDEAEESFEQALKFKPDFWNTYEHIAILKAYTGDLEGLHETIERAASAGIPEDYVREFGCVEEFMSLRNKEAWQEILDLAETSPCVEKPNPSFAKTTVHLAACKLGDWDTALEIEGEAEGLLAKYEGSSAWKNMEMLRAVTENMKGVRFALQGDYDEAEKWLKAADKNLTYIETNPALFKLYNRTVLTEIYLADGQDAEAHALLAKVRGVNPAWVTEFEDSGFSAIGLERG, translated from the coding sequence ATGAAAAGATGGATCTGGATTGGGCTGGCGACGGCCGTCGTCGTTGGGCTCGGTATCACACTCGTCGCGGTCCCGAGAGGCCCGGAATGGACGACCTCGTCACCCGAAGCCCTTGCGGAGTTCGAGGCTGGGATGGACGCCGAGATGAAGCTTTATAAGGCCGAGGCCGAGGAGCATTTTCGGCGCGCGTACGAGCTGGATCCCAATTTCGTAGTGGCCGGGCTTTTTGCGATGAATAGCTTTTATCGTGAGGACAAGGAGAAGGCCGAGGCTCTCCGCGAAGAGATCCTCTCAGCCGACATCTCCGGCCTGACGGGTCGGGAGCAGTATTTCGTCGAACGCGAACGGGCCGTCTCGGAGAAGAGGCGCGAGGACGTCCCCGAGATTGTTGACAGATATTTCGCGAAATACCCGAACGACCCGCACATCCTCAATCAGAAGGCCATCCATCATTGGAGCACCGGGGATTTCGAAACGGCCGAACCTCTTTACCGGCGGCTGGCGGAAATTGCGCCGAACTGGGTCATCGCCTACAACCAGCTCGGCTACATCAACATGAGCCGGGGCCGGTTCGCCGAGGCCGAAGAGTACTTCAAGAGCTACCGTTTCATTGCCCCCGACCAGGCGAACCCCCACGATTCGCTGGGCGAGCTGTTCATCGCTCTCGGTCGCTACGACGAGGCGGAGGAGTCTTTCGAGCAGGCGCTGAAGTTCAAGCCGGATTTCTGGAACACGTACGAGCACATTGCTATCCTGAAGGCCTACACTGGCGATCTCGAAGGTTTGCACGAGACGATCGAGCGGGCAGCATCCGCAGGAATTCCTGAAGACTACGTCAGGGAATTCGGTTGTGTGGAAGAATTCATGTCTCTCCGCAACAAGGAAGCCTGGCAGGAAATCCTCGATCTTGCCGAAACTTCGCCGTGCGTAGAGAAGCCCAACCCGAGTTTCGCCAAGACGACGGTCCACCTCGCCGCCTGTAAATTGGGTGACTGGGACACCGCCCTCGAGATCGAAGGGGAGGCCGAAGGGTTGCTCGCCAAGTACGAAGGAAGCTCGGCGTGGAAGAATATGGAGATGCTGCGTGCCGTCACCGAGAACATGAAAGGCGTGCGATTCGCACTCCAGGGGGATTACGACGAGGCCGAAAAGTGGCTCAAAGCCGCGGACAAGAACCTCACCTATATCGAAACCAACCCGGCGTTGTTCAAGCTCTACAACCGCACGGTTCTCACCGAGATATATCTCGCCGACGGCCAGGATGCGGAAGCGCACGCGCTGCTCGCCAAGGTGCGCGGTGTCAACCCGGCGTGGGTGACCGAGTTCGAGGACTCGGGTTTCAGCGCGATCGGTCTCGAACGAGGATAG
- a CDS encoding HD domain-containing protein produces the protein MSPESSDAGQGALFSPLIEAAVRLATRGHYHQFRKLTSEANEGTPSGDFLPDRVPYVAHLMGTMCILARIGVRDEVLAAAILHDYLEDVPDPDGPENIRTALGDEVLSLVLAVTEHKRRELDEADTWDIRKREQLERIEQMPLEAVLIKAADVLHNLFALLADLESIEDTASVWRPFNAGPERQLWYFTGVADAVEERLGDHRLTRDLRSAVERLQPFVET, from the coding sequence ATGTCTCCAGAATCCAGCGATGCCGGTCAGGGAGCCCTCTTCTCCCCGTTGATAGAGGCCGCGGTGCGCCTCGCCACCCGCGGTCACTATCACCAGTTTCGCAAGCTCACGTCGGAAGCCAACGAGGGCACTCCCAGCGGCGACTTCCTCCCCGACAGGGTGCCGTACGTCGCACACCTTATGGGAACGATGTGCATTCTCGCGCGGATCGGGGTGCGGGACGAGGTCCTCGCGGCGGCCATCCTGCACGATTATCTCGAAGATGTCCCCGATCCCGACGGACCGGAGAACATCCGCACCGCTCTGGGTGACGAGGTCCTGTCACTGGTGCTCGCGGTCACCGAGCACAAGCGGCGAGAGCTCGATGAGGCGGATACCTGGGACATCCGCAAGCGGGAACAGCTCGAACGCATCGAGCAGATGCCACTCGAAGCCGTTCTGATCAAGGCTGCCGACGTGCTCCACAATCTCTTCGCCCTGCTCGCGGATCTTGAATCAATCGAGGACACCGCCAGCGTGTGGCGACCCTTCAACGCCGGCCCCGAGCGTCAACTCTGGTACTTCACAGGGGTCGCAGATGCGGTTGAAGAACGGCTTGGGGATCACCGGCTGACGCGCGACCTTCGATCGGCCGTCGAGCGCCTCCAGCCCTTCGTGGAGACGTAG
- a CDS encoding cysteine synthase family protein: MNELRVYDRISEAVGWTPLVRLGSTVNDFDCEVFAKIEYLNPMGSIKDRIARYMVEKAMAEGRLHGGDLVVENSSGNTAMGLAMMSVLHDLRCTMVVRRQTSKEKLDCLRAMGIELVLVDGDLPPEDPESYNRKAKEIVASTPEAFFTDQHNNRENSEAHYHTTGPEIWQQMGGQIDYLVAGIGTGGTICGVARYLKEQDPQIRVIAVDPEGSVFYDHFHSGQHGNPEPYLIEGLGDEEIIACPEFELIDDMYRVSDRQAFRAARGLARREAILAGGSSGAALWGVRKLAATLDGPARIVTVFPDSGSRYLSTIFNDKWMKERGFL; this comes from the coding sequence ATGAATGAGCTCCGCGTTTACGACCGTATTTCGGAGGCGGTGGGCTGGACTCCCCTGGTGCGCCTGGGTTCGACGGTCAACGACTTCGACTGCGAGGTCTTCGCCAAGATCGAGTATCTCAACCCGATGGGGAGCATCAAGGACCGCATCGCCCGCTACATGGTTGAAAAGGCCATGGCGGAAGGCCGACTGCACGGCGGTGATCTGGTAGTCGAGAACTCGTCGGGCAACACCGCCATGGGTCTGGCGATGATGTCGGTCCTGCACGATCTTCGATGCACGATGGTGGTACGGCGCCAGACTTCGAAAGAGAAGCTCGACTGCCTGCGCGCGATGGGCATCGAACTGGTTCTGGTCGACGGGGACCTCCCGCCCGAGGATCCGGAAAGCTATAACCGAAAGGCAAAGGAGATCGTAGCCTCGACACCGGAAGCCTTCTTCACCGACCAACACAACAACCGGGAGAACTCCGAGGCCCATTACCACACGACCGGCCCCGAGATCTGGCAACAGATGGGCGGCCAGATCGACTACCTGGTCGCAGGAATCGGCACCGGTGGCACGATCTGCGGCGTCGCACGCTACCTGAAGGAACAGGATCCCCAGATCCGGGTCATCGCGGTCGATCCGGAAGGATCGGTCTTCTACGATCACTTCCACAGCGGGCAGCATGGCAACCCGGAGCCCTACCTGATCGAGGGATTGGGCGACGAGGAGATTATCGCCTGCCCCGAGTTCGAATTGATCGACGACATGTACCGCGTCAGCGATCGCCAGGCCTTCCGCGCCGCCAGGGGGCTCGCACGGCGTGAAGCCATTCTCGCCGGTGGGTCCTCCGGCGCCGCCCTTTGGGGGGTGCGAAAGCTCGCCGCCACTCTCGATGGACCGGCACGGATTGTCACCGTGTTCCCCGATTCCGGGAGCCGTTACCTGAGCACGATCTTCAATGATAAGTGGATGAAGGAACGTGGCTTCTTGTAG